In Achromobacter xylosoxidans A8, a single window of DNA contains:
- a CDS encoding autotransporter outer membrane beta-barrel domain-containing protein, with amino-acid sequence MTLQQDIPKPGRNGLRLTWLALCLQAGISTVYLFGRPAWAQTAPLAYQFRGADGTCCSSGEHPNNGHDGQWGQRDFVQTDSNQRISASAPGQTGILIDVSGGKGGNGRDADVNHWGGNGGGGRIVDYTLSASTVNAAGRGIDLYSAGGNGGLWGNADGPNGGYGIGGDGHQARITLNNATIVGTGFGIAVQSWGGAGTDSAIANGFDSAYTSGHGGSAGLASVILQGASSVTARGPGPDGVSAGVGLISSGGQAGAAEHTGDFGGHSDAGRGGDASAVTFMSSAGTAVNGHGDGVYGVIARSIGGNASTANDTDTKAAAGGNAGQVSVSNGGVIKTDGNRGIGVYALSQGGNGGNGGNGSWFDGHNGGAGGAPGAIVITNTGTITTGANATVGAKGIMASVLGGEGGPAGANGAFGQGGNGGAGAVAGQAITITNAGRISTYGNDAAAVIANSAGGGGGLASSSNGIIAVGGGHGGTGGAGGGIAMANSGGIDTSGDNSAAVLLQSIGGGGGLGGDANSTGVIASVAIGGTGGAAGNGGLVQFSSQGKILTRAGNASGVILQSIGGGGGSGGSANAVGVGVGLNVTVATGGKGGSGGSGSLVSFTQASQGTITTLGAHSNGVLAQSIGGGGGSGGLANSRAITIAPPLGDKPSGTVTVAVSNGGAGQGAGDGGTAAFTNAGGIHTAGAQSNGAVVQSIGGGGGNGGGVLAPVKIPTIGNSLVDLQLSVRHGGQGGQGGSGGRVRAGNAVTGIIATQGTGAAGLVAQSIGGGGGNGGIVQAHDANSFNDILGSPASLAGLLDKAASWLEQTPQLAFSKAVNLSVGVTTGGNGGAGNGASAFNVRNDGAISTAGDHAPGILAQSIGGGGGNAGTIDSAGASSLLSSIDALIKAAASGVQDLFTVALPQTSITHQTGGNGGEAGAGGGSAADPAIVTNTGVIATQGSGSAGIVAQSIGGGGGRSTASGQDLQAVVSAGAGSQAPAIIDKITRIVSLLGTKGGSLLGSLVNVRAGGVDGASGAGGAVMVDASAATSQISTQDYQAPGILAQSVGGGGGISVVDQPLFLWNQTAAAITLGAAGDPKQGSSTSTGGAASVVHGGTLATRAGGSAGLMAQSVGGGGGVSTLVLRNASLAAIQQEASLAVALGAEYPSITNTFGMVQASGGTVSVANNIGRVTTQGWFSPGILAQSVGGGGGMAAVSSSASLTGIDIQLGSTAKAGGGGFLGNVTGGGGSVSVANTGGSVVTNGALSFGVLAQSIGGGGGLVMVDNGAGPAANAVNLTFGSSSPMVGPGGSVTVTQDVGGSIVTAGKNSHGIVAQSIGGGGGIAGLATRPGLVTLKPVGSPAAGGDGNAVNLSISGTVATSGKGAAGILAQSVGGGGGLAGDQSSAQYTTGLIQNAGLTGGQGNGGSINVAIGTGGTVQTSGANAPAILAMSVGGGGVFKDGALYQYSTPGNYPAYGGPVSVAIGHAAQVVATGANSPAVVAISNGAYGGGRAVSVSLEQNALISADAKSGTGILAIAPLASTTITNAGTIQAKTAIDVAGQTVVNNSGTVAGDVLMGSGSLFHNNAGANLYSGARFQGDLASAGILNPGRPGVFAATRITGALNHTGTYRPDLDFGGHNSDFLSVSGASTFAGTVRPVLRNPVKNVWLGIGHFDAAQNSMPATASDSPLFNYALKNNGAGGLRDPLISVDANFTPSALPLSADRARIANSLQALWDQGKQSDAATFDKLTGIQTADQYRDALNRIAHDGQFARAANQMHASYASMNRMMSCPAFVGESTILREGDCVWTRLDTNWTQRKATSDDEGYRVRQSTLTLGAQREIATNWFLGGSLSYAYGKTTSASDLSGNSDTYAGGLALKYNNAPWQVSLAVHGGVEKSRMSRGTLDGVAKSKPESSFLAARLRTAYEFSQPSWYLRPYMDLDVNHIRQDGYDEQGAGAFNLKVRGNDTTSFMVSPMMELGGRKDLANGSTLRSYVAGGMSFLSGGDVVSTMQLNVPGAAPFTLRSGMPRTYGNLSAGLEYVTPKGVELKTEYALRGNGEYRDQSLTLRAAYRF; translated from the coding sequence ATGACCCTACAACAAGACATCCCAAAGCCCGGCCGCAACGGCCTGCGGCTTACCTGGCTGGCGTTGTGCTTGCAGGCAGGCATCTCCACCGTGTACCTCTTCGGGCGGCCGGCCTGGGCGCAGACGGCGCCGCTGGCCTATCAGTTTCGCGGCGCCGACGGCACCTGCTGTTCCAGCGGCGAACACCCCAATAATGGCCATGACGGGCAATGGGGCCAGCGTGACTTCGTCCAGACCGACAGCAACCAGCGCATCAGCGCCAGTGCGCCCGGTCAGACCGGCATCCTGATCGACGTCAGCGGAGGCAAGGGCGGCAACGGCAGGGACGCCGACGTGAACCATTGGGGCGGCAATGGCGGCGGCGGGCGGATCGTCGATTACACCTTGTCGGCCAGCACGGTCAATGCCGCGGGCCGGGGAATAGACCTGTACTCGGCGGGCGGCAACGGCGGCCTGTGGGGCAATGCGGACGGACCCAACGGCGGCTACGGCATCGGCGGCGACGGGCATCAGGCGCGTATCACGCTCAACAACGCCACGATCGTCGGCACGGGCTTTGGCATTGCGGTCCAATCCTGGGGCGGCGCGGGGACCGACAGCGCCATCGCCAATGGCTTCGACAGTGCGTACACGTCCGGCCATGGCGGCAGCGCAGGCTTGGCATCCGTGATCCTGCAAGGCGCGAGCTCGGTGACCGCGCGCGGGCCGGGACCGGACGGCGTCAGCGCCGGAGTTGGACTGATATCGTCGGGCGGGCAGGCCGGGGCGGCCGAGCATACGGGGGACTTCGGCGGGCATAGCGATGCCGGGCGGGGCGGCGATGCCTCGGCTGTTACGTTCATGTCCTCGGCCGGGACTGCGGTCAACGGCCATGGCGACGGCGTGTATGGCGTGATCGCCCGTTCCATCGGCGGCAATGCGTCGACCGCCAACGATACCGACACCAAGGCCGCGGCGGGGGGCAATGCCGGCCAGGTCAGCGTCAGCAACGGCGGCGTCATCAAGACCGACGGCAATCGGGGTATCGGCGTCTACGCGCTGAGCCAGGGCGGCAATGGCGGCAATGGCGGCAACGGCTCCTGGTTCGATGGCCACAATGGCGGCGCGGGCGGTGCGCCCGGCGCCATCGTCATCACCAATACCGGCACGATCACGACCGGCGCCAACGCTACTGTCGGCGCGAAGGGCATCATGGCCAGCGTGCTGGGCGGGGAAGGCGGCCCGGCGGGCGCCAACGGCGCATTCGGACAAGGCGGCAATGGCGGCGCCGGCGCGGTCGCGGGCCAGGCGATCACGATCACCAATGCCGGCCGCATCAGCACCTACGGCAACGATGCGGCCGCCGTCATCGCCAACAGCGCGGGCGGCGGCGGCGGCTTGGCCTCGTCCAGCAACGGCATCATCGCCGTGGGCGGCGGGCATGGCGGAACCGGCGGCGCGGGCGGCGGTATCGCCATGGCCAATAGCGGCGGCATCGACACCTCGGGCGACAACAGCGCCGCGGTGCTGTTGCAGAGCATAGGCGGCGGGGGCGGGTTGGGCGGCGACGCCAACAGCACCGGCGTGATCGCGTCGGTCGCGATCGGCGGCACGGGCGGCGCGGCAGGCAATGGCGGGCTGGTCCAGTTTTCTTCGCAAGGCAAGATACTGACGCGCGCCGGCAACGCCTCGGGCGTGATCCTGCAGAGCATAGGCGGCGGTGGCGGCAGCGGCGGATCGGCCAATGCGGTCGGCGTGGGCGTGGGGTTGAACGTCACTGTGGCGACCGGCGGCAAGGGCGGCAGCGGCGGCTCCGGCAGCCTGGTTTCATTCACGCAGGCCAGCCAGGGAACGATCACGACGCTGGGCGCGCACAGCAATGGCGTGCTGGCGCAAAGCATAGGCGGAGGCGGCGGCAGCGGCGGGCTGGCCAACTCCCGCGCCATCACGATCGCGCCGCCCTTGGGTGACAAGCCCAGCGGCACGGTCACGGTTGCGGTGTCCAACGGCGGCGCGGGCCAAGGCGCGGGCGACGGCGGGACCGCCGCGTTCACGAATGCGGGGGGTATCCACACCGCGGGCGCGCAAAGCAATGGGGCGGTGGTCCAGAGCATAGGAGGCGGCGGCGGCAATGGCGGCGGGGTGCTGGCGCCGGTCAAGATTCCGACCATAGGCAACTCGCTGGTCGACCTGCAACTGAGCGTGCGCCATGGCGGGCAGGGCGGCCAGGGCGGCAGCGGCGGACGGGTGCGGGCCGGCAACGCCGTCACGGGCATCATCGCCACCCAGGGGACGGGGGCGGCTGGCCTGGTCGCGCAAAGCATAGGCGGGGGCGGCGGCAACGGCGGCATCGTCCAGGCGCACGACGCCAACTCGTTCAATGACATCCTGGGCTCGCCGGCCAGTCTGGCGGGCTTGCTGGACAAGGCCGCGAGCTGGCTGGAGCAGACGCCGCAGCTGGCGTTCAGCAAGGCCGTCAATCTGTCGGTCGGCGTCACGACCGGCGGCAATGGCGGCGCGGGGAACGGCGCCAGCGCCTTCAATGTGCGCAATGACGGCGCCATCTCGACGGCGGGAGACCACGCGCCCGGCATCCTGGCGCAGAGCATCGGCGGCGGGGGAGGCAATGCGGGCACGATAGATTCGGCGGGCGCGTCCAGCCTGCTGTCCAGTATCGATGCGCTGATCAAGGCCGCCGCGTCGGGCGTGCAGGATCTGTTCACCGTCGCGCTGCCGCAAACCAGCATCACCCACCAGACTGGCGGCAACGGCGGTGAGGCGGGCGCGGGCGGCGGCAGCGCTGCGGATCCGGCCATCGTGACGAACACGGGAGTCATTGCGACGCAAGGCAGCGGTTCGGCGGGCATCGTCGCGCAGAGCATAGGCGGTGGCGGCGGCAGAAGCACAGCCAGCGGGCAGGATCTGCAGGCGGTGGTATCGGCCGGCGCGGGCAGCCAGGCCCCAGCGATCATCGACAAGATCACCCGCATCGTCAGCCTCCTGGGCACCAAAGGCGGGTCACTGCTGGGCTCCCTGGTCAATGTGCGTGCCGGCGGGGTGGACGGAGCCAGCGGCGCGGGCGGCGCCGTCATGGTCGACGCCAGCGCCGCGACCAGCCAGATCTCCACGCAGGATTACCAGGCGCCGGGCATACTCGCGCAGAGCGTGGGCGGGGGCGGCGGCATTTCGGTGGTCGACCAGCCCCTGTTTCTGTGGAACCAGACCGCCGCGGCGATCACGCTGGGTGCCGCGGGCGACCCGAAGCAGGGTTCCTCGACCAGCACGGGCGGCGCGGCCAGCGTGGTTCATGGCGGGACGCTCGCGACCCGGGCGGGCGGCTCTGCCGGGCTCATGGCGCAGAGCGTGGGTGGCGGCGGCGGGGTCAGCACGCTGGTCCTGCGCAATGCCAGCCTTGCCGCCATCCAGCAGGAGGCCTCGCTGGCGGTCGCGTTGGGCGCCGAATACCCGTCCATCACCAACACCTTCGGCATGGTCCAGGCGTCCGGCGGCACGGTGAGCGTGGCCAACAACATTGGCCGCGTCACCACGCAAGGGTGGTTCTCTCCAGGGATCCTGGCGCAAAGCGTGGGCGGCGGAGGCGGCATGGCGGCCGTGTCGTCCAGCGCGTCTCTCACGGGCATCGACATTCAGCTGGGGAGCACCGCGAAAGCTGGGGGAGGCGGCTTCCTGGGCAACGTCACCGGTGGCGGAGGCAGTGTCAGCGTCGCCAACACGGGCGGCAGCGTCGTCACGAACGGCGCGCTGTCCTTCGGCGTGCTGGCGCAGAGCATAGGGGGCGGCGGCGGCCTGGTCATGGTGGATAACGGCGCGGGGCCAGCCGCGAATGCGGTGAACCTCACGTTCGGCTCCAGTTCGCCGATGGTCGGTCCGGGAGGAAGCGTTACCGTGACGCAGGACGTGGGCGGCAGCATCGTCACGGCCGGCAAGAACTCGCATGGCATCGTCGCGCAAAGCATAGGCGGGGGCGGCGGCATTGCCGGCCTGGCGACGCGGCCCGGCCTCGTGACCTTGAAACCCGTCGGATCCCCGGCGGCAGGCGGCGACGGCAATGCCGTCAACCTGTCCATTTCGGGTACGGTCGCGACCTCGGGCAAAGGCGCCGCCGGCATCCTGGCGCAAAGCGTGGGCGGCGGCGGCGGGCTGGCGGGCGACCAGTCGTCCGCGCAATACACGACGGGCCTCATACAGAACGCGGGACTGACCGGCGGCCAGGGCAATGGCGGCAGCATCAACGTGGCCATCGGCACGGGCGGCACTGTCCAGACTTCCGGCGCCAACGCGCCCGCGATCCTGGCGATGAGCGTGGGCGGGGGCGGCGTGTTCAAGGACGGCGCACTTTATCAATACAGCACGCCGGGCAACTACCCGGCATACGGCGGGCCGGTAAGCGTGGCCATCGGCCATGCCGCGCAGGTCGTCGCCACCGGCGCCAATTCGCCGGCCGTGGTCGCGATCAGCAATGGCGCCTATGGCGGAGGCCGGGCGGTCTCGGTCAGCCTGGAGCAGAATGCCTTGATAAGCGCCGACGCCAAGTCCGGCACGGGCATCCTGGCCATCGCGCCGCTGGCCAGCACCACCATCACCAATGCCGGCACGATTCAGGCGAAGACGGCGATCGACGTGGCCGGCCAGACCGTCGTCAACAATAGCGGAACCGTGGCGGGCGACGTGCTGATGGGTAGCGGCAGCCTCTTCCATAACAACGCCGGCGCCAACCTGTACAGCGGCGCCCGCTTCCAGGGCGATCTGGCCAGCGCCGGCATCCTGAATCCGGGCAGGCCGGGCGTGTTTGCCGCGACCCGGATCACGGGCGCGCTGAACCACACGGGAACCTACCGGCCCGATCTGGACTTTGGCGGCCACAACAGCGACTTCCTCTCGGTATCGGGCGCATCGACCTTCGCGGGAACGGTCCGACCCGTGCTGCGCAATCCCGTGAAGAACGTGTGGCTGGGGATAGGCCATTTCGATGCCGCGCAAAACAGCATGCCCGCGACCGCAAGCGACAGCCCCTTGTTCAACTATGCGCTGAAGAACAACGGCGCCGGCGGCTTGCGCGATCCGCTCATTTCGGTCGACGCCAATTTCACCCCGTCGGCATTGCCGCTGAGCGCGGATCGCGCGAGGATCGCGAACTCGTTGCAGGCGCTGTGGGATCAGGGGAAACAGAGCGATGCCGCCACCTTCGACAAGCTCACGGGGATCCAGACGGCGGACCAGTACCGCGACGCCTTGAACCGCATCGCCCATGACGGCCAGTTCGCCCGCGCCGCCAACCAGATGCATGCGTCCTACGCGTCGATGAACCGGATGATGAGCTGCCCGGCGTTCGTCGGAGAAAGCACCATCCTGCGCGAGGGCGATTGCGTCTGGACCCGTCTGGACACGAACTGGACCCAGCGCAAGGCCACCTCGGACGACGAAGGCTACCGCGTGCGCCAGAGCACGCTCACGCTGGGCGCGCAGCGCGAGATCGCCACCAACTGGTTCCTGGGCGGTTCGCTGAGCTACGCCTATGGCAAGACCACCTCGGCCTCGGATCTCTCGGGCAATAGCGATACCTACGCGGGCGGCCTGGCCTTGAAGTACAACAATGCGCCGTGGCAGGTGTCGCTTGCCGTGCATGGCGGCGTGGAGAAGAGCAGGATGTCGCGCGGCACGCTGGACGGCGTGGCCAAGAGCAAGCCGGAATCGTCCTTTCTGGCGGCCAGGCTGCGCACCGCCTACGAATTCAGCCAGCCGTCCTGGTACTTGCGGCCGTACATGGACCTGGACGTGAACCACATCCGGCAGGACGGCTACGACGAACAAGGCGCGGGCGCCTTCAACCTGAAGGTGCGCGGCAACGACACGACCTCGTTCATGGTCTCGCCCATGATGGAACTGGGCGGACGCAAGGACCTGGCCAACGGCTCGACCTTGCGCTCATACGTGGCCGGCGGGATGAGCTTTCTGAGCGGCGGCGACGTGGTCAGCACCATGCAGCTCAATGTGCCAGGCGCGGCGCCGTTCACGCTGCGGTCCGGCATGCCCAGGACCTATGGCAATCTGTCCGCAGGCCTGGAATACGTCACGCCCAAGGGCGTGGAGCTGAAGACGGAATACGCTTTGCGCGGCAATGGGGAATACCGCGACCAGTCCCTGACCCTGCGCGCCGCCTACCGTTTTTGA